The Bacteroidales bacterium DNA window AGCAGAACCGGAAATCCTCACTAATTAGTGTCTGTCTATAATGTCAGCAAAAAATGGTTTATTGAAACTGACGGGTAAACCCGTTAGTTATAACTTGGTGATTTTTAAACCGAAAGGTTTACCTTTCGGCATCGAAAATAACTTACATTTACTTTATTGACAGACACTAATTAGTATTTCTTGATGTGAATTTTCTGATTAATAATACAGTTTATCCTTAAATATTTCAATTCATCATTATAATTCTACATTCCGGTAAGCTTAATTTTTATTAAAACTGCTTATAGTTGATTTTTGTATCAAATTAATTAATCAATTATGAGACAGCTTTTAGTTTTAACAATAAGTTTATTAGTCTTTTTTAATCTGAATGCTCAACATATTATAAAAGGTATTGTAACTGACAGTAGAGGAGATGCTGTTGTTGGTGCTGTTGTGTATATTAAAGATACATATACAGGAACTAATACAGACAGTTTAGGAAGATTTAAACTTGAGATTAATAATTTGGATGTTAATATCCTGATAATAAGCCTTGTAGGATACAAACCCTTTGAAAAACAAATCAGCAATCGTCCGGTAAATCAACAACTCAATATTAAACTTAAAGAAAGTACTGATAATATAAATGCTGTAATTATTACGGCGGGAGCATTTGATGCAAGCGATGAGAAAAAGTCAATTACGATGCGTCCTTTGGATATTGTAACAACTGCAAGCGGCGAAGGAGATATTTACGGTGCATTAAACACTATGCCCGGAACCCAAAAAGTGGGAGAAGAAGGCGGTTTGTTTGTTCGCGGCGGCGAGGGTTATGAAACTAAAACATATATGGACGGAATGCTTGTTCAAAAACCTTATTCTTCAAGCATGCCTGATGTTCCTGCAAGAGGAAGATTTTCACCTTTTTTATTTGGCGGCACTGTTTTTAGTACAGGCGGATATTCGGCTGAATACGGGCAAGCATTATCATCGGCATTAATTCTTAACACTAAAGACCTTGCCGATGGAGACATTACAAGTATTTCATTATTGTCGGTTGGTGCAAATGCTTCGCATACAAAACGTTGGAATAATACATCTGTAAGTTTAACGGCCGACTATTCAAATTTATCTCCGTATTTTAAACTTATTGAACAAGATATTGATTGGTTAAAATCACCCGAAAGTTACGGAGGAAATCTAATATTCAGACAAAAAATTAATGAAAGAGGTATGATTAAAACCTTTGGCTCTTTTTCTCGGTCTGAAAGTCATTTGTTATATCCAAATTATGAAATCGGAGAAAATCAGTTAATCAAGTTGTTTAACGATAACGGATATATGAATACGGTTTATACTGATATGTTGTCGTCTAAATTAAAGATGAAAATCGGACTTGCTTATAATTCAAACACAGATGATATTGATATTAATGAGAATAATGTTGAAACAAAAGAGTTTTCATATCAATCTGTGCTGAATTTTAAATACCTGTTTAATAATGATTATGCTTTAAAATTTGGTGCAGAAATTTATAATTTCAATTACAATCAAGATTATTTTGATTTTAATTCAGATGAAGTTTTTAATACAAATTTTGAAAATACTATCTGTTCTTCATTTGCTGAAACAGAACTTAAATTAAGCAGCAAATTTGCCGGCAGAATAGGAAGCAGGTTTGAATATTCATCATTATCAAAAAAATATAATATTTCGCCTCGAATTTCTCTTGCTGTTAAAACCGGCAAATTCAGCCAATTGTCTTTTGCATACGGTATATTTTATCAAGCTGTTCAAAACGATTATGTAAAGTTTAATAATGATTTAAACTCCGAAAAAGCAACTCACTATATTGCTAACTATCAGTTATTTAAAAAAGACAGAACTTTTAGGATAGAAGCTTATTATAAAGATTATAAGGACTTAATTAAGTATCAAGCTTTTAATTTACCGGTTAAAGATTCATATAATAACAGCGGGTATGGATATTCAAAAGGCTTTGATATTTTTTGGAGAGACAGAAAAACATTCAATTTAATTGATTACAGAGTTTCTTATTCATTTTTAGATACTGAAAGAGACTATTTAAATTATCAAAACGCTGCAGTACCAACTTTTAGTTCTAAACATAATTTTGCTTTTGTTTATAAACATTGGATTACAAAATTAACAACTTATCTTGGATTAACTTACTCATATTCAAGCGGAAGAACATATTATAATCCGAATAATTCTGTGTTTTTAGATGATATAACAAAGGATTATCACGATTTAAGTTTTAATGCAAGTTATTTAACCACAGTATTTGGGAATTCAGCTATTATACATTTTTCTGTAAGCAATTTATTAGGAATTGAAAATGTATATGGCTACAGGTACAGCAGTCAAATGAATGAAAATATGGCTTATGAAGCACATCCCGTAAAACCAAGTGCAAAAAGATTTGCTGTACTTGTATTTATGTTATCAATAAAATAAATAAAAAATGAGTCCACTCCGAAAAGCTAAAAAATAAAAGATGCCACAAAAACACCAAGACACAAAAACCCACAAAACAGTTACTGTCAATAAATTTAGTTTAGTGAAATTTCGTGTTTTTGTGCTTTAGTGGCTAAAAAATACTTCTCGGAGTGGACTCAAAAATTAATTATAAATTTAAAATCAAAAAAAAATGAAAAATTTAGTATTATTATTAGTATTAGCTGTTAGTTTATCAAGTGTATATGCACAGAATTCTTCTTATGAAGATGTAATGAAAAAAAACATTGACTTATTATATGAAGCAGGCAATGAGTCAGATTATCAGAAAGTTGCAAATACATTTGAAATTGTTGCAAATAAGGAGACGGCAAATTGGTTACCTTTGTATTATATTGCCTTAACAAAGATTTATATGAGTTATAGTGCAAAAGACAGTGATAAAAAAGATTTATATCTCGACGAAGCACAAAAATTTCTCGACAAAGCTCTCGTTTTGAATGACAACGAGTCAGAATTGTTTGTTTTACAAGGCTTTTTGCATCAGGCAAGAATAAGTATATCACCTGTCAGCAGAGGACAAAAATATTCCGGTCTTGCAAACAGTTATTTTGACAAAGCTGAAAAAATTAATTCTGAAAATCCGAGAATTTATTATCTAAAAGGTATGAATGTTTTAAATATGCCTAAAATGTTTGGCGGAGGAAAAGAAAATGCTTTACCTTTATTTCAAAAAGCAAAGGAAAAATTTGATAAATTTGAAGTTTTAAATGAATTATATCCGAATTGGGGTTCTCAAGGAAATGAAAAAAGATTGGAATACTGTCAAAAATAGATTTTAGACACATGAAAAAATATTTAAATTTTAAAAATATTTCTAAATTGGTAAGAATCCTACTGATAGTAATATTGGTAGGAGTACTTATCATAGGAGTGCTTTTTTCAAATGAGGGAATCTTAAATAATCTTTTAGAATTTATATTGCATTCTGCGATATACGGATCTGCTTTATGGTATGGTAACGGATTTATATCAGACAGGCTTAAAAAGATATTTCCGTGGAATAAAAATCCCCTAAAAATATTGATTATTAGTGTTTTAACTACAATAATATATTCAGCGGCAATTATTGTGTTATTACATTTTCTGATATGTGTTATAGTTTACGACAGTACTTTTGAAACTTATAAAGTTCCCGTTCAATTTGTTCTTGTTTTATTAATGATAACTTTTATCATTAGTATAACACTTCACAGTATCAATTTTTTTAAAGAATGGAAAAATGCTGTTATCAGAGAAGCAGAATTAAAACGAAGCGTTCTTGAGTTAGAATATGAATCACTGAAGAGTCAAGTTAATCCGCATTTCCTTTTTAACAGTTTAAATGCATTAACAAGTTTAGTCGGCAATAATGATAATGCCGTATATTTTATTAAAAATTTATCGGATGTTTACAGATATTTATTAGAACAAAAAGACAAAGAGACAGTCAGCTTGTCAACTGAAATAAAATTTGTTGAATCATACATTTATTTACATAAAATCAGGTTTGGTGATAATTTAAATGCAAATATCAATATAAATGACAATAAGTTTATGCTTGTTCCTTTTTCTTTACAAATGTTGATTGAAAATGCAATTAAGCATAATATTGTTTCAGAAGAAGAACCTTTATATATCAATATTTGCAGTTCTGAAGATTATCTGATTGTTGAAAATAATTTTCAGAAAAAAAATATAATTAATAATTCAACAAAAATAGGATTAGAAAACATAAAAAAGAGATATAGTTATCTGACAAATAAGGAATTAAAAATTGAAAAAACAAATGAAAAATTTACAGTTAAAATACCGTTGTTAGAAATGAAAGATTATAATTTTGAGACCACTCCGAAAAAATATAAAGATAAAGATGCCACTAAAACACCAAGCCACTAAACTCCACAAAGAGCTTATTATCAATATTTTATTTTTTGTGAATTTTTGTGTTTTCGTGACTTTGTGGCAAAAAAAGACTTTTCGGAGCGAACTCAATTTTAAAACAGCATAATGAAAGACAAGTTTTCTAAAATCTAATATCTAAAATCTAATATCTAATTTCTAATTTCAAACAGATGAAAGTATTAATAATTGAAGATGAGCCAATTGCAGCAAACAGACTAATTGATTTGTTAAAAAAATATGATGGGAAAATTGAAATATCGGCAAAAATAGCTTCGGTAAAAAAAACTGTAAAATGGTTTAATGAAAATACTGAACCCGATTTGGTTTTTATGGATATTCAACTTGCCGACGGTTTAAGTTTTGATATTTTTGAACAAATTAAAATTAATTGCCCGATTATTTTTACTACTGCTTACGATGAATATGCAATTAAAGCATTTAAAGTTAACAGTGTTGACTATCTTTTAAAACCAATTGATTTTAATGAATTAACAAAATCAATTGAAAAGTATAAAACAAACTTTAATGTTAAATCAGATGATACCTCAATTCAATACTCTCATATAGAAGAAGTAATTAATAAGCTTACAAATAAGTATAAAGACAGATTTGTTGTAAAAGTCGGTGTGCATATAAAACCGATTGAAACCTTAAATATTGTATATTTTTACAGCTTGGAAAAAGCAACTTATATTCATACAAATGATAACAGAAATTATGTTATTGATTTTTCATTAGAACAAATTGAAAATCTTGTAGATCCAAAAATGTTTTTTAGAATTAACAGAAAGTATATTATAAATATTAATGCAATAAATGATATAGTTTCATTTTCAAAAAGCAGAATGAAAATAAATATGCAAGATTCAGATGTTGAAGATTTTATTGTAAGCAGAGAAAAAGTAAATAAATTTAAAAAATGGCTGGGATAATTTAATTCTCACACAGATACCACAGATTACCACAGAAAAATCTGTGAATTTCTGTGGATTCTGTGTGATTACATAAATGTTTTAAACGGTTTAACAAGAATGTTCATTATTAACTAAACGCCTAATTCAATTAAATTTTTTGATTTTTCATAAAAAACCGACTTTGTCAAGAATTTTAAATAATGTTATCATTGCTAAATTGCTTCATTGCTACATTGTTGTTTTCTAACAATTTAACAATGAAGCAATGCAACAATATTACATGAAAAACTAACTTTTAAGAAAAAAATTTACTCACTTTATCAATAGCTTCAGGTAATGCAAACAATACAACTTTGTCTCCGAATTGAATATGTGTGTCTCCTTTAGCAATAAAAACTTCATTATTTCTTATCACACCGCCGATAATAGCTTTTTTAGGAAATTTCGTATCTTTTAATTCTTTTTTTGTGATTTTTGCACCTTTGGGAACAGTGAATTCCAATATCTCAGCATCACTGTCTAATAAACATTGAACAGAAGATACTTGTTCAGACATGATATGTGAATAAATATGACTTGCAGCAATTGTCTTTTTGTTGATAACAGTTTCAATTCCCATTTCTTCGGCCAATGGTAAGTAGTCCATTTTTTCAATTTCAGCAATAGTTTTTGTTACACCTAATTTTTTGGCATGAAGACAAGCAAGAATATTTGTTTCAGAATTTCCGGTTACTGCAATAAATACATCCATTCCGGCAATGCCTTCTTCTTTCAGGAGATCTGTATCTCTGCCGTCGCCGTGTATTACTAAAGTATTTTCAAGCATTTCGCTTAGTTTCTCACACTTGGCTCGGTTTTGCTCTATTAATTTAACATTACTTTTTTTTTCACAATGAGAAGCCGTTTTATAACCGATTCTGCTTCCGCCCATAATCATAATGTTTTCGACTTTAAAATGTTTCTTACCCGATAATTGCATTAATTTATTTATACTTTCTTTTTTACAGACGACATAGAACATATCTCCGGCATGAAAAGCATGGAATCCCTTAGGAATAATGGTTTTATGATCGCGAGTTACAGCTACTGCACGAAAATCAAATTCACCGGTTTCTTTAGTAACTTCTTGTAATGTTTTAAATAGTATGGGAGCGTTTTCGTTGATCTTTATCGCAAATAAAAACAACTTCCCGTCAGCAAAACTGAATGTTTTACTTGCACCAACTCTGCTTAATAAACTTATAATTTCATCACTGGCCAAGATTTCAGGGTAGATCATTGAATCAATACCAAGCTCTTTAAAAAAAATTTCATTATTTTTTTCTAAATATTCTTTATTATCAATTCTGGCAATAACCTTTTTTGCACCCAACTTTTTTGCTAAAATAGTAGCCGTAAGATTAACTTCCTCAGATTGTGTTAATGCAATAAAAAGATCAGTTTTTGCAATACCGATATTAATAAGGTCTTTAATAGACGTAGCGGAACCGTGTCGTGTTAAAAAGTCATAATGAGAATCAATATATTCCAATCGTTCTTTATTAAGATCAATAATGGTAATATCTCTTTTTGCTTTATATAATAAATTTGCTAAATATATTCCGGCTTCACCGGCACCTGCTATTATCGCTTTCATTTCTTATATAGAAGTTTGTATGGTTCTTTCCTAATTTAACCTGCATTATTCACAAAAACCGTTAAAACGGTTTATAAATAAATTCATGAATAATACAGCTTAAGTAAAAAATTGAGTTATGTTTGATAATTACTTGATAAATTAAAAAAGAACAATAGTTATTAACCTAATTCTTATGCAAATTTAAGATATTGAATAATATTATTGTTAATTTATGATAAAACTTTCTGTATCTAATACATATTATTTTTATTTTTGCATCGTTTTATTTGAATATTAAATACTTTAATAATGAAGAAATTTATACTTTCATCACTTTTTACATTGATAATAATCGGCGTTTTTGCACAAGACTGTAAAATTGAAGTTAAATTTGCAAATCTCAAAAATCAAGATTTAATTATCGGTCATCACTTTAATGCCCAATTAATTCCGGATGATACAATAACACTTGACAATAAAGGTTACGGTGCATTTAAAGGCAAAGAAGCTTTTCCGGGCGGTATGTATTTTTTATTCTTACCAAATAAAACATATTTCGATTTTATACTTGATAAAGACCAAGAATTTTCAATAACCGGCGATACTATGGATTTTGATAATACCGTAAAATATAAAGGTTCGGTTGAAAACACTGTTTTTACAGAATACCAAAGATCTTTTAAAGATGCAAACAGAAGACTAAATGATCTTTCAAAATTAAGGGAAGCAAATAAAGGAAATAAAGAAAAGATCAAAGAGATTGATCTTGATTTAAAGAAAATAAGAGAAGAAATGGGCGGTTACCATAAAAAGGCAATTGCCGAACATCCGAATATGTTTTTCACTAAATTTTTAAAGGCAACAAGAAGAGTAGAAGTTCCGAAAGAAATAACGGATAAAAAAGAGCAGTATTATTATTTCAGAAATCATTATTTTGATCCTTTTGATATCTCTGATCCAAGATTGTTAAGAACACCGATTTATAAAGGAACAATTGATATGTTTTTAGATAAAGTAATAATGCAACATCCTGATACTTTGATTGCTGAAGTTGATATGCTTATTGAAAAGTCAAGAACAAATGATGAGTTGTTCCGCTTTATGTTAGTTCATCTTTTTAATAAATATGCTTCAAGTTTGGTTATGTCATCTGAAAATGTGTATGTTCATATTGCAGATAAATATTATATTAATGAAGCAAAATGGAGTAAGCCTGAATTTATAAGTGAATTAAAAACCAAGATAAAAAGAAAGAAAAAATGTTTAATAGGTGCCTCTGCTCCTGATATTAATTTCAGAATTGTTCCTGTTGATACCGTTAAAATTATTGAAATAATTGAAAAAAACGATGTTTTGAAAACAGACGGGTTACAAGTTGAAAAATCAGATGCTGACAGTTTAGTAAAAATCAACCTGAAAATTGAATTGCTTAAAGAATTCTTTTTTGAATTTGAAGAAATCAGTTCTTTATACACTACTGAAACTGAATACACCATACTTTGGTTCTGGACACCTGATTGCAGCCATTGCAAGAAAGAAACTCCGAAGTTTTATGAATTATATCTTGAGAAAAAATTAGATGAGCGTAATGTTAAAATAATATCTGTTTATATGCAGAAAGATATTGCTGATTGGAAAAGATTCAGTAAAAATAATGATGATTGGTTTAAGTTTATTAAAAAGCATAATATGGATAAATTGATAAATGCATGGAACCCTTTTGATTTGTTCAGAAGAAATTATGATTTAGACAGTTCTCCGGTTTTATATCTCTTGGATAAAGAAAAGAAAATTGTTGCAAAACGCATAGGTTATGAACAAGCAATTGAGATTATTGATAATGAATTGAAATCAAAAAATAAATAAATTGCCTAATGCAGAAAACGGATTGAATGAGATTGAGTTTTGTTTATAAACCAAAAATGCTTAATTGAAAAGTCAAAAAAAGATACAGAACTTGCTGCAATATTGAAAATACACAATTTACTTTAATTAATAATTCGCAATAAAATTGCATAAAAATATTCAGAAACTAAAGAAATATCCTTGGGTGCATTCAAAACCTTATAATGATTTTTCTGCATATTTTAAGACTCTTTTTAAAAACAGAGTTCAAAAAATTGCAATTAATGCCGGATTCACTTGTCCGAACCGTGACGGTAATAAGAGCACAGGAGGATGCACATACTGTAATAATGATACTTTTAACCCGTTTTATTGCAATCCTGAAAGAACCATATCCGATCAACTGAAAGACGGTATTTCATTTTTTGCAGAAAAATACAAAGCTCAAAAGTATCTGGCATATTTTCAAGCATACTCAAATACTTATGCTTCTTTAGATGTACTGAAGTCATATTATAATGAGGCACTTTCCAATGAAAAAATTATTGGTTTGGTAATAGCAACCAGGCCTGATTGTGTAAATAATGAACTTTTAGACTATTTGCAACATCTTGCCCAAGATAATTATATTGTTTTGGAATTTGGTGCAGAATCTTGCAATGATAATACACTAAAATACATTAACAGAGGTCATACTTTTAATGATACAGTAAATGCGTTACAAATATCAAAAGACAGAGGAATACATGTCGGACTTCACTATATTATGGGCTTACCCGGCGATACTCGAGATGATAATTTAAAACATGCAGAAATAATTTCGGAATTACCTTTTGAAACATTAAAGTTACATCAGTTACAGATAATAAAAGGTACAAAGATGGCTGAACAATATTCAGAAAATCCGGATATGTTTAATCTTTTTACGGCAAGAGAATATATTGATCATGTAATAAAATTTGCCGAAAAATTAAATCCTAATATAATTATTGAGAGATTTATCAGCGAATCACCTTCTGATCTTTTAATTGCTCCGAGATGGGGCGGTTTAAAGAATTTTGAAATTGTCGATAAAATCAAAAAACGATTTATTGAATGCAATACATGGCAAGGTCGATTATATTAGACCATTACTCTTAAAATTCCGGACAAAATCGGCTTATTTTCGCTCTCTAAAAAATTTATTTCTAATCTTCGATGTCTTCATCGTCATAGTCAATATCATCATCTTCTTCATCATCATCAAAATCATCTATTGCCGGATGTTCTCCGGTAAATTCATAAATAAATAGGTTTTTGGTTTCATTGTTGGTCATCATGTAATTAAAAATACCTTTATCAGTTTTAATTTTTTTATCTTTTGTTTTTAGTTCTTCAATTGCAACATTATATTCATGAACTGATGATATTGTTCGCATTATTCCACCTGAGAATGAGAAAAAGAACCATTCTTTATCACTTGTTTCAAAATAAATATATATTTTATCTCCGGTTCTTCTTTTCTTGATCTGTATATACCCTTTAACATATTTATTTATCATTTGATTATTGATGTTAGAAATTCCTATTTTACCCATTGATTTAAATGATTTTGAAACAGGATCCCACTTAAAATAAAGATTTGTAAAGACAAAAGTTTTGTTTAATTCTTCGGGAAATTTCTTTGGTTTTCCGACATTTTCAGACATTTCAAGGAGCATTTGATCAGTTTTATCAATTCCTAAAAACATATACATAGGTTTTTTATATGCATTCTCATTTACCCTTACTGCATTTAGGCTAATGTTTGTCAATAATTTTTCTGAAAGTATGTTCAGTGATTTTTTATTAAAGAAAAAATCTAAATATGTTAATGTCTGCATGGTAACTTCACCTGAATTCATATCAAATCTTAAACTCCCTTTACCTCCCAAATCATTAACCTTAATTGATTTACTGTATGAAATATCTCCTTCGCCGTTTACTATACAATTACTTCTTTTTAAATCTAAATAATTACCGGGTAAGGTTTTATTATTAAATTTTTCCAAAGTTGTAATTATATACTTGTTATCATCCTCATTATAAGCCACATAATACGAACTGTCTCTTAATGAAAGAATTGATTCAGAAGTTCCGTAAGGATCAGTTGATAAGAATACCGGGAATGTATGTACCGAATCTTTAGAAGACATAATATCAGCAAATATTCTTGCTTTATTAGTCTCTAAGTCAGAATGCAATCTTGGAGCAAGAGGCAAATAAACACTGTCAGGATCAATATCTGTTTTAAAATAGAACCATTTTGGAGTAGTCGGACATTTATGAATCAATTTTGCAAAACCTTCAAATCTTAAACGGTCTTTTGTAGCATTGAAATAAACATCACCATAATAATCAAACCATGGGTTTAAAGTAAATTCCTGATATTGCTCAATAAAACCGTGTGCTACTGTTGCTTTTTTATTTTGATCATATGTAATATTATCAAAGTTGATATTTTGAAGACTATTATTCATATCTTCATATTGATAAATACCTGATGATGCCACATACTTTTTACTGCTGTTGATTTTAATATCAACATTGGTGATATTGTGTATGCCTCTGGCTTTTACAGTTGTATTAAGAAGTTTTTCCATTTCACCGTTATCACTAATAACTACATCACTGCTTGGTTTTACAACAATATCAGCTACAATAATTTTCATAACATCTTTTGTGATAAGTTTTTTATTTACAGTACTGTAATTGGCCCTGCTTCCGAAAAACATCAATGAATCTTGATCTGTGTTGGTTGAAACAAATTTAAGATCTCCGTATGCAGGAGCAAATAATGATTTATCAAATCTGCATACATCAATTAAATAAGCACTGTCAAGAAGAACTTTTTCTTTCGAATAAACATAATTCGTAAATTTATTCGTGTTGTAATTCAGATTTATCTTACTCTCACCTGTATGCCAGATAAGATGATCGGGATAGCTGATATACTCATTTGAAACAAAAGTTACGGAAGATTCTTCTTCTTCAAGAGATTGAAAAACTGCTTTGCTTGAATTAATATCCACAAGTGATTTCATGTTCTTAATAATCACATCCTTATTATTAGAGTCTTTTTCTTTAAGAACAATATCTGCTTTATCTGAAAAGAAAGAATTTTTATTGAAAGAGAAATCTTCAGCTGTAATTGTGCCTTCATTTACAATTGCTCTGCCTTTTCCTGTTAATGATTTTGGCCTGTATTCAAAAGTTCCTGAAAATTTTGCTCTACCGTCATACATATCAACAGGAATACCTGTTGTTTTATATCTTACAACATCATTTACTGCATCCCACCTTGTTTCTACCAGTTTTCCTTTTACTTGCGGAAACTCGGCATAAGTTTCTTCATTTATATATTCACTAATTTCAATTTCATCAGCAAGTGCCGATAAAGAGTCGGGATAAATTGTAAAATCACTGGTTGCAATAGTTGTATTGTTCCATTTAGCAATACCGTTTGCTTCCAATCCATTGTTGCTTAATCTTATATAACTGTGCATGGTGCTGTTTTGGGCTGATAATGAGATTCTTCCGTTGAATAATTTCATACCGCCTTCTGCTGTTCGATGTAAAAACCCTAAAGAATAATCTTTTTGAACTTTAAGAGTATCTTCAAATTTCGGGAATATATTCCCGGCTACCATAACTCCCCGAATTTCCAGTTTATCTTTTCTGATATATAAAAGACTGTCATGCTCAAACGGATAATTTTCAAAATAAAAAGTTTCTCTGGGATATACACTCCCGTGT harbors:
- a CDS encoding TonB-dependent receptor; its protein translation is MRQLLVLTISLLVFFNLNAQHIIKGIVTDSRGDAVVGAVVYIKDTYTGTNTDSLGRFKLEINNLDVNILIISLVGYKPFEKQISNRPVNQQLNIKLKESTDNINAVIITAGAFDASDEKKSITMRPLDIVTTASGEGDIYGALNTMPGTQKVGEEGGLFVRGGEGYETKTYMDGMLVQKPYSSSMPDVPARGRFSPFLFGGTVFSTGGYSAEYGQALSSALILNTKDLADGDITSISLLSVGANASHTKRWNNTSVSLTADYSNLSPYFKLIEQDIDWLKSPESYGGNLIFRQKINERGMIKTFGSFSRSESHLLYPNYEIGENQLIKLFNDNGYMNTVYTDMLSSKLKMKIGLAYNSNTDDIDINENNVETKEFSYQSVLNFKYLFNNDYALKFGAEIYNFNYNQDYFDFNSDEVFNTNFENTICSSFAETELKLSSKFAGRIGSRFEYSSLSKKYNISPRISLAVKTGKFSQLSFAYGIFYQAVQNDYVKFNNDLNSEKATHYIANYQLFKKDRTFRIEAYYKDYKDLIKYQAFNLPVKDSYNNSGYGYSKGFDIFWRDRKTFNLIDYRVSYSFLDTERDYLNYQNAAVPTFSSKHNFAFVYKHWITKLTTYLGLTYSYSSGRTYYNPNNSVFLDDITKDYHDLSFNASYLTTVFGNSAIIHFSVSNLLGIENVYGYRYSSQMNENMAYEAHPVKPSAKRFAVLVFMLSIK
- a CDS encoding histidine kinase; translation: MKKYLNFKNISKLVRILLIVILVGVLIIGVLFSNEGILNNLLEFILHSAIYGSALWYGNGFISDRLKKIFPWNKNPLKILIISVLTTIIYSAAIIVLLHFLICVIVYDSTFETYKVPVQFVLVLLMITFIISITLHSINFFKEWKNAVIREAELKRSVLELEYESLKSQVNPHFLFNSLNALTSLVGNNDNAVYFIKNLSDVYRYLLEQKDKETVSLSTEIKFVESYIYLHKIRFGDNLNANININDNKFMLVPFSLQMLIENAIKHNIVSEEEPLYINICSSEDYLIVENNFQKKNIINNSTKIGLENIKKRYSYLTNKELKIEKTNEKFTVKIPLLEMKDYNFETTPKKYKDKDATKTPSH
- a CDS encoding LytTR family DNA-binding domain-containing protein — protein: MKVLIIEDEPIAANRLIDLLKKYDGKIEISAKIASVKKTVKWFNENTEPDLVFMDIQLADGLSFDIFEQIKINCPIIFTTAYDEYAIKAFKVNSVDYLLKPIDFNELTKSIEKYKTNFNVKSDDTSIQYSHIEEVINKLTNKYKDRFVVKVGVHIKPIETLNIVYFYSLEKATYIHTNDNRNYVIDFSLEQIENLVDPKMFFRINRKYIININAINDIVSFSKSRMKINMQDSDVEDFIVSREKVNKFKKWLG
- the trkA gene encoding Trk system potassium transporter TrkA encodes the protein MKAIIAGAGEAGIYLANLLYKAKRDITIIDLNKERLEYIDSHYDFLTRHGSATSIKDLINIGIAKTDLFIALTQSEEVNLTATILAKKLGAKKVIARIDNKEYLEKNNEIFFKELGIDSMIYPEILASDEIISLLSRVGASKTFSFADGKLFLFAIKINENAPILFKTLQEVTKETGEFDFRAVAVTRDHKTIIPKGFHAFHAGDMFYVVCKKESINKLMQLSGKKHFKVENIMIMGGSRIGYKTASHCEKKSNVKLIEQNRAKCEKLSEMLENTLVIHGDGRDTDLLKEEGIAGMDVFIAVTGNSETNILACLHAKKLGVTKTIAEIEKMDYLPLAEEMGIETVINKKTIAASHIYSHIMSEQVSSVQCLLDSDAEILEFTVPKGAKITKKELKDTKFPKKAIIGGVIRNNEVFIAKGDTHIQFGDKVVLFALPEAIDKVSKFFS
- a CDS encoding DUF5106 domain-containing protein, which encodes MKKFILSSLFTLIIIGVFAQDCKIEVKFANLKNQDLIIGHHFNAQLIPDDTITLDNKGYGAFKGKEAFPGGMYFLFLPNKTYFDFILDKDQEFSITGDTMDFDNTVKYKGSVENTVFTEYQRSFKDANRRLNDLSKLREANKGNKEKIKEIDLDLKKIREEMGGYHKKAIAEHPNMFFTKFLKATRRVEVPKEITDKKEQYYYFRNHYFDPFDISDPRLLRTPIYKGTIDMFLDKVIMQHPDTLIAEVDMLIEKSRTNDELFRFMLVHLFNKYASSLVMSSENVYVHIADKYYINEAKWSKPEFISELKTKIKRKKKCLIGASAPDINFRIVPVDTVKIIEIIEKNDVLKTDGLQVEKSDADSLVKINLKIELLKEFFFEFEEISSLYTTETEYTILWFWTPDCSHCKKETPKFYELYLEKKLDERNVKIISVYMQKDIADWKRFSKNNDDWFKFIKKHNMDKLINAWNPFDLFRRNYDLDSSPVLYLLDKEKKIVAKRIGYEQAIEIIDNELKSKNK
- a CDS encoding TIGR01212 family radical SAM protein (This family includes YhcC from E. coli K-12, an uncharacterized radical SAM protein.), with the translated sequence MHSKPYNDFSAYFKTLFKNRVQKIAINAGFTCPNRDGNKSTGGCTYCNNDTFNPFYCNPERTISDQLKDGISFFAEKYKAQKYLAYFQAYSNTYASLDVLKSYYNEALSNEKIIGLVIATRPDCVNNELLDYLQHLAQDNYIVLEFGAESCNDNTLKYINRGHTFNDTVNALQISKDRGIHVGLHYIMGLPGDTRDDNLKHAEIISELPFETLKLHQLQIIKGTKMAEQYSENPDMFNLFTAREYIDHVIKFAEKLNPNIIIERFISESPSDLLIAPRWGGLKNFEIVDKIKKRFIECNTWQGRLY